A DNA window from Leishmania panamensis strain MHOM/PA/94/PSC-1 chromosome 27 sequence contains the following coding sequences:
- a CDS encoding hypothetical protein (TriTrypDB/GeneDB-style sysID: LpmP.27.0200), with product MESRSRVLGAVRTLSEAVSTHAKNEEARRLVIRVVSSSYESFSLPQLEHALCYFTNHNSNYTNVGNDEFHVLVEETLNNSIRSILVYDDFSGFFGDAEVYSLSMAFQYNLSVEALTLRGINISDEAICSLCEALVRSRVNYIDLSNTPLEDEAGRSIAALAHVNPYLRTVIVDDTLIADDVLDEIDVACQFNQSNFEGNKGEVDESLLRPADLGRLKHRLQQIIRAQERKTHYCVAHLFGCCPNGEMCLYAHSLGKSGMDEIDASLSAKISELFANGGNWEERLPPRPTDGPSWRNPEDEVKRAPRSNKARRRGEQVNSTPATAPVQRTRWSPVLSGAAGMCCGLILVGLAGVVARRLSPGSARG from the coding sequence ATGGAGTCGAGAAGTCGTGTGCTTGGTGCGGTACGCACCCTCTCTGAAGCCGTGTCGACGCACGCCAAGAACGAGGAGGCTCGTAGGCTAGTAATCCGGGTCGTATCAAGCAGCTACGAGTCGTTTAGTTTGCCCCAGTTGGAGCATGCGCTGTGCTACTTCACAAACCACAACAGCAACTACACAAACGTAGGCAACGATGAATTTCACGTTTTAGTAGAGGAAACTCTGAATAACTCGATCCGATCTATTCTTGTCTACGACGACTTCTCCGGGTTCTTTGGCGATGCTGAAGTGTACTCCCTCTCCATGGCGTTTCAGTACAACCTTTCCGTGGAGGCACTCACGCTGAGGGGCATTAACATCAGCGACGAGGCGATTTGCTCCCTCTGCGAGGCCCTCGTGCGGTCTCGTGTGAATTACATTGACCTCTCAAATACCCCACTGGAGGATGAAGCAGGCCGGTCTATCGCTGCCTTGGCCCACGTCAACCCATACCTGCGCACCGTCATCGTGGACGACACCCTCATCGCTGATGATGTGCTGGACGAGATCGACGTTGCCTGCCAGTTCAACCAGAGCAACTTTGAAGGCAATAAGGGAGAGGTAGATGAATCGCTACTCCGTCCCGCTGATCTCGGTCGCTTGAAGCACCGCCTCCAACAGATTATTCGGGCTCAGGAAAGGAAGACACACTACTGCGTCGCCCACTTGTTCGGCTGCTGCCCCAACGGCGAGATGTGCCTCTACGCTCATTCCCTCGGGAAGAGTGGAATGGACGAGATTGATGCGTCGCTCTCTGCAAAGATATCGGAGCTCTTCGCCAACGGCGGCAACtgggaggagcggctgccaccgcgccCAACTGACGGTCCTTCCTGGCGGAATCCAGAGGACGAAGTTAAACGAGCTCCCCGTTCCAACAAAGCACGACGTCGAGGAGAGCAGGTCAACAGCACCCCTGCGACGGCACCGGTGCAGCGGACACGATGGTCACCGGTGCTGAGTGGGGCGGCGGGTATGTGCTGCGGTCTTATTCTTGTGGGGCTTGCGGGCGTTGTCGCTCGACGTCTGTCCCCTGGCTCTGCGCGTGGTTAG
- a CDS encoding hypothetical protein (TriTrypDB/GeneDB-style sysID: LpmP.27.0210) — protein MSESAALNASAAVNLDYKSCDAARAAFRAGDVEASRREHMKPMHIESHNSSASEYVKSVVFGGLDGIMTTFAIIAAAAGSGGNYATVLIFGFSNVIADGFAMGFGEYVSGEAERENAVSERHREEWEVENSFDLEVDEMVQIYMAKGLSFDDAQTIVSIISKDPKMFVDFMMVEELGLLVDLDDAYGPMKQGVVMFISFVLFGSIPLLAYLPGKGQGTDLVFFVSCFLTMASLVFLGSVKGYLVGVRMGRSAVLMVLNGIISGIFSFLAGHLIQVALTTEVNASSSISL, from the coding sequence ATGTCTGAGTCAGCCGCGCTTAATGCATCGGCGGCAGTGAACTTGGACTACAAGAGCTGTGATGCTGCCCGCGCCGCCTTCCGCGCCGGCGATGTGGAGGCGTCGCGTCGTGAGCACATGAAGCCGATGCACATTGAGAGCCACAACTCGAGTGCCTCTGAATACGTGAAGTCCGTTGTGTTTGGCGGTCTAGATGGCATCATGACTACTTTCGCCATCattgctgcggcggccggcaGTGGGGGCAACTATGCGACGGTACTCATTTTTGGTTTCTCCAATGTCATCGCCGATGGCTTCGCTATGGGGTTCGGCGAGTACGTCTCTGGTGAAGCTGAGCGCGAGAACGCCGTGTCGGAGCGGCACCGTGAGGAGTGGGAAGTGGAGAACTCCTTCGACTTGGAGGTAGATGAAATGGTGCAGATATACATGGCGAAGGGGCTTTCCTTTGACGATGCGCAGACGATCGTCAGCATTATCTCAAAGGACCCGAAGATGTTTGTGGACTTCAtgatggtggaggagctTGGACTTCTGGTGGACCTCGACGACGCCTACGGCCCCATGAAGCAAGGCGTCGTGATGTTCATATCCTTCGTGCTCTTCGGTTCCATCCCTCTCCTAGCGTATCTTCCAGGCAAAGGTCAGGGCACAGACCTTGTGTTTTTCGTCTCGTGCTTCCTCACGATGGCTTCGTTGGTTTTCCTGGGATCCGTGAAGGGTTATCTCGTCGGCGTCAGGATGGGGCGCTCGGCAGTGCTTATGGTGCTCAACGGCATAATCAGCGGTATCTTCAGCTTCTTAGCGGGCCACCTGATCCAGGTGGCGCTCACTACGGAGGTTAATGCCTCGTCTTCTATCTCCTTGTAA
- a CDS encoding hypothetical protein (TriTrypDB/GeneDB-style sysID: LpmP.27.0220) — protein MQSSADSFWAACGGCGVTSKRLSIHKTAAAASPIGLVTGEAVKNGSLLISVPYNSVFNGQTLRGDVLPRALPPLRKMILFLTRRGRMGAITAHSLWLACFVACYRQQCAVSNVAERWLLQQLLSDTVYPLLPNLFSERNKFTCPSLRGSSAAELQVMEMRVLDELDLTYSMLCHYMKRRGVSSKLRPSRDMLLQAHRTVMQRALLLPCNGVPSAPAELSELIETSPDLALFPSLVPAIDLIRAAPLNSRTEAEEGKAAESSGNCAIFTCVQSDFVSPSSRRRLIVETAPLATRRVVICATKSLKEGAELLMEFE, from the coding sequence ATGCAAAGTTCCGCCGACAGTTTCTGGGCCGCTTGTGGCGGTTGCGGTGTCACCAGCAAGAGACTTTCTATCCACaagacggcagcagctgcctcgcCAATCGGTCTTGTTACTGGCGAGGCAGTAAAGAACGGCAGTCTGCTCATTAGTGTCCCATACAACTCTGTCTTCAATGGGCAAACACTGAGAGGAGACGTGCTGCCTCGCGCGCTTCCACCGCTTCGCAAGATGATCCTATTCTTGACGCGGCGAGGCCGAATGGGTGCTATCACCGCACACAGCTTGTGGCTCGCCTGCTTTGTGGCATGCTATCGTCAGCAGTGCGCCGTCAGCAACGTGGCAgagcggtggctgctgcagcagctgttgaGTGACACTGTGTATCCCCTGCTGCCGAACCTTTTTTCGGAACGTAATAAGTTCACATGCCCTTCTTTGCGGggcagctccgcagcggaGTTGCAAGTGATGGAGATGCGCGTACTGGACGAGCTCGACCTGACCTACTCGATGCTTTGTCACTATATGAAGCGCCGCGGTGTGTCGTCAAAGCTGCGCCCGAGCAGAGATATGCTGCTACAGGCACACCGCACTGTAATGCAGcgcgcgttgctgctgccgtgcaaCGGGGTGCCATCCGCGCCAGCGGAGCTTTCCGAGTTGATTGAAACATCACCCGACCTTGCTCTCTTTCCGTCTCTCGTGCCTGCAATTGACTTGATACGGGCGGCCCCGCTGAATTCCCGCAccgaggcagaggaaggaaaagcagcagagagcagcggcaactgTGCCATCTTTACTTGTGTGCAGTCGGACTTTGTGTCTCCGTCGAGCAGGCGCCGACTAATTGTAgagacggcgccgctggcgacGCGCCGGGTGGTAATTTGTGCTACAAAGTCACTCAAGGAGGGCGCGGAGCTGCTGATGGAATTCGAGTAG
- a CDS encoding hypothetical protein (TriTrypDB/GeneDB-style sysID: LpmP.27.0230): protein MSSGALGRGSFHSVVAGVTPRRIPTYYNSAYDLIQLHRTHREVTRGFLIRDKVFDNKFPGCSLANGLFKMVPNKRDNFHTRELTELIRHRTIWTQRIQQQRTINAAILEDAAKELSPAQMEDRFSYRTPDTAAYFTPQEYTAANNWPNYWQHPTEKHVVPRPRWRREAELGGITRVRDAVATPVADF from the coding sequence ATGTCTAGCGGGGCTTTGGGCCGTGGCTCCTTCCACTCCGTTGTGGCCGGGGTGACTCCGCGTCGCATCCCCACGTACTACAATTCTGCCTATGACCTAATCCAGCTGCATCGTACCCACCGCGAAGTGACACGTGGCTTTCTCATCCGTGATAAGGTGTTCGACAATAAGTTCCCCGGCTGCTCGCTAGCCAACGGTCTTTTCAAGATGGTTCCAAACAAGAGGGACAATTTCCACACGCGCGAACTGACGGAGTTGATTCGGCACCGCACTATATGGACGCAGCGCATTCAGCAACAGCGTACCATCAACGCAGCCATTCTTGAGGACGCCGCCAAGGAGCTCAGTCCGGCGCAGATGGAGGACCGCTTCTCGTACCGCACACCGGACACGGCGGCATACTTTACCCCACAAGAGTACACGGCGGCCAACAACTGGCCTAACTACTGGCAGCATCCAACAGAGAAGCATGTTGTGCCAAGGCCGCGCTGGCGTCGTGAGGCGGAGTTAGGCGGCAtcacgcgcgtgcgtgacGCTGTAGCTACCCCCGTTGCAGATTTCTAG
- a CDS encoding kinetoplast-associated protein-like protein (TriTrypDB/GeneDB-style sysID: LpmP.27.0240.A~disrupted due to non-sequenced internal amino acid repeat) produces RIQAEAEEAARIQAEAEEAARIQAEAEEAARIQAEAEEAARIQAEAEEAARIQAESPVVGRVSSDTDVEGVRGDISVNAAMLEATDIEHCGGYSRTVQRRMSKHRRASFAAHFVDKPLSGGAPRSVAPMALVVTESNQKGQFVAGFFFAILAVFAVCGVMLR; encoded by the coding sequence CACGTATTcaggccgaggcggaggaggctgcgcgCATTcaggccgaggcggaggaggctgcaCGCATTcaggccgaggcggaggaggctgcgcgCATTcaggccgaggcggaggaggctgcaCGTATTCAGgccgaggcagaggaggctgCGCGCATTCAGGCCGAGTCCCCGGTTGTTGGGCGGGTCTCTAGTGATACTGATGTAGAAGGAGTTCGTGGAGATATTTCTGTGAATGCCGCAATGTTGGAGGCGACGGATATTGAACATTGCGGAGGTTATTCTAGGACGGTGCAGAGGAGGATGTCGAAGCATCGGCGGGCCAGTTTTGCGGCTCATTTTGTGGATAAACCGTTGTCTGGTGGGGCGCCTCGTTCAGTGGCACCTATGGCGCTGGTTGTGACGGAGTCCAACCAGAAGGGGCAATTTGTGGCGGGTTTCTTTTTTGCAATCTTGGCCGTGTTTGCTGTGTGCGGTGTTATGCTGAGGTGA
- a CDS encoding kinetoplast-associated protein-like protein (TriTrypDB/GeneDB-style sysID: LpmP.27.0240.B~disrupted due to non-sequenced internal amino acid repeat): MQHHENINKPLYKIEEAEEAARIQAEAEEAARSQAEAEEAARSQAEAEEAARIQAEAEEAARIHAEAEEAARIQAEAEEAVRIQAEAEEAARIQAEAEEAVRIQAEAEEAARIQ; this comes from the coding sequence ATGCAGCACCATGAAAACATTAATAAACCTCTATACAAGATagaggaagcagaggaggcTGCGCGCATTcaggccgaggcggaggaggctgcaCGCAGTcaggccgaggcggaggaggctgcaCGCAGTcaggccgaggcggaggaggctgcgcgTATTcaggccgaggcggaggaggctgcaCGCATTCatgccgaggcggaggaggctgcgcgTATTCAGgccgaggcagaggaggctgTGCGTATTCAGgccgaggcagaggaggctgCGCGTATTCAGgccgaggcagaggaggctgTGCGTATTCAGgccgaggcagaggaggctgCGCGTATTCAG
- a CDS encoding flap endonuclease-1 (FEN-1), putative (TriTrypDB/GeneDB-style sysID: LpmP.27.0250) — protein MGILGLSKLLYDKSPNAIRERELKSFFGRRIAIDASMSIYQFIIAMKGFQDGQGMELTNEQGDVTSHLNGLFARTLRMIDEGIKPIYVFDGKPPKLKADELETRRQKAAEAEREFEKAKDAGDDEMMEKMSKRTVRVSREQIEESKKLLQLMGVPVIQAPSEAEAQCAELVKKGKAWAVGTEDMDALTFGSTVMLRHLNISDAKKRPIAEIHLDEVLQATGLSMDQFVDLCILLGCDYVPKVPGIGPQRAWEGIQRYGNIESFLESLDAAKHIVPPDFCYREARAFFLNPEVTRAEEIDIRFSEPDEAGLIQFLVKEKLFNPDRVNKGIARLRAALTKKTQGRLDNFFTIVKAPPQAAAPRAPLAGRKRSHDGKCVHVSGTLQKATGGHKKAVRK, from the coding sequence ATGGGAATCTTAGGCTTATCCAAGCTCCTCTATGACAAGTCTCCGAATGCCATCCGGGAGCGAGAGCTGAAGAGCTTCTTCGggcgccgcatcgccatcGACGCCTCCATGAGCATTTACCAGTTCATCATTGCCATGAAGGGATTTCAGGACGGGCAGGGGATGGAACTTACAAATGAGCAGGGTGATGTGACGTCACACCTCAATGGGCTCTTTGCCAGAACACTCCGCATGATCGATGAGGGAATCAAGCCCATCTACGTCTTTGATGGCAAGCCTCCGAAATTGAAGGCGGACGAGCTGGAGACGCGCCGTCAGAAGGCtgccgaggcagagagggagtttgagaaagcaaaagatgCTGGTGACGACGAAATGATGGAGAAGATGAGTAAGCGGACGGTGCGCGTGAGTCGAGAGCAGATtgaagagagcaagaagCTTCTTCAACTCATGGGTGTACCTGTGATCCAAGCGCCGTCCGAAGCGGAGGCGCAGTGCGCCGAACTGGTGAAGAAGGGCAAGGCTTGGGCGGTGGGCACGGAGGATATGGACGCTTTGACGTTTGGTTCTACAGTCATGCTCCGCCACTTGAACATTAGCGACGCCAAGAAGCGACCCATTGCGGAAATTCACCtcgacgaggtgctgcaggcaaCGGGTCTGTCCATGGACCAGTTCGTCGATCTTTGCATTCTTCTTGGGTGCGACTACGTTCCTAAAGTTCCCGGGATCGGGCCGCAGAGGGCGTGGGAGGGCATTCAACGCTATGGCAACATCGAGTCGTTTCTGGAGTCTCTTGACGCTGCCAAGCACATCGTGCCTCCCGACTTTTGCTACCGGGAGGCCCGCGCCTTTTTCCTGAATCCGGAGGTCACTCGCGCGGAGGAGATTGACATTCGATTCTCAGAGCCAGACGAGGCTGGGCTGATTCAGTTTCTCGTGAAGGAGAAGCTCTTCAACCCCGATCGCGTCAACAAGGGTATTGCGCGGCTGAGGGCTGCCCTCACCAAGAAAACGCAGGGACGACTGGACAATTTCTTCACCATCGTCAAGGCGCCACCGCAGGCAGCTGCCCCCCGTGCACCGCTCGCTGGTAGAAAGAGGTCTCACGATGGAAAATGTGTGCACGTCTCCGGAACCCTGCAGAAAGCGACGGGCGGCCACAAAAAGGCTGTGAGGAAGTAG
- a CDS encoding hypothetical protein (TriTrypDB/GeneDB-style sysID: LpmP.27.0260), with translation MWRLHIPTSLSEGPTDSGVSILVGQRSYVSFANETPCTVCALAGYVQCDDPSVLEEQIECLEHVLPFGIEVLGFAGDTVTLTSLAAQMPDLKRKELIEVVVHSGEGHRRLAYRMFGASAKKVEVVEDEIAFVEVRCALHTYDSPSPLLVSCSNALPQVVDGEGYAPLMERAPAPSSKMELIQTGAVSSTLRFHVVMVPSLLSARGLYETLFRQLKAASTAGTTRLIELNAHNAHLSYCCRLKCRADALASRGAITEEEWAVVLEMIEDATGQRVSRGDVRGAKPLHHSGEKSKAPEAKTANNLPAQLPLCFLSLLVVLLAVALLSR, from the coding sequence ATGTGGCGACTACACATCCCCACTTCACTCTCGGAAGGTCCCACCGATAGTGGTGTTTCGATTCTCGTTGGGCAGCGCTCGTATGTCTCCTTTGCAAATGAGACCCCTTGCACTGTGTGCGCGCTAGCTGGCTACGTGCAATGCGACGACCCCAGTGTGCTCGAAGAGCAGATAGAATGTCTGGAGCACGTGCTCCCGTTTGGTATCGAGGTCTTGGGCTTTGCAGGCGACACGGTTACCTTGACATCGCTCGCAGCCCAGATGCCTGACctgaagaggaaagagctCATCGAGGTTGTCGTGCATAGTGGAGAAGGGCACCGCCGGCTCGCTTACCGCATGTTTGGTGCGTCTGCAAAAAAAGTGGAGGTTGTTGAAGACGAAATCGCCTTTGTTGAGGTTCGATGCGCCTTGCACACCTACGACAGCCCCTCACCTTTACTAGTCTCCTGCTCCAATGCACTTCCGCAAGTAGTGGACGGGGAGGGCTATGCTCCGTTGATGGAGCGTGCTCCCGCGCCTTCAAGCAAAATGGAGTTAATCCAGACGGGTGCAGTGTCAAGCACTCTTCGCTTTCACGTCGTTATGGTCCCCTCGCTCCTGAGCGCTAGAGGACTTTATGAGACTCTCTTCCGCCAGCTGAAGGCGGCTTCAACAGCCGGGACCACGCGCCTCATCGAACTCAACGCTCACAACGCTCACCTGTCCTACTGCTGCCGTCTCAAGTGCAGAGCTGACGCACTCGCCAGCAGAGGCGCCATTACAGAGGAAGAgtgggcggtggtgttgGAAATGATAGAGGATGCCACTGGACAAAGAGTTTCACGCGGTGATGTGCGCGGTGCGAAGCCACTTCACCACTCTggcgagaagagcaaagCACCTGAGGCGAAGACAGCGAATAATTTGCCTGCTCAGTtgcctctctgttttctcAGTCTGCTCGTTGTACTCCTGGCTGTTGCTCTGCTTTCGCGATGA
- a CDS encoding hypothetical protein (TriTrypDB/GeneDB-style sysID: LpmP.27.0270), translating to MHVVSGGASRRVGRVSDDDYKASSYEETDTSDDWFSDNSEDYVPLAFDYINSNPRRHAGAPAYSKVPSGLEEVGEHESISFSDIPLEVYVERGRTHRHCGPGSKDSNHAEVTSLSSNDEYEDDISSTTSDALSVGFERRKRFHNVGKIKPRTHEASDAESSVFLSDEEEAPLNAQLIHTLIKRLRNPSDEVLLEAFDFVDFSDENFKEELEPLKQIRELLEKKASSPIATATKCDREVKKAVQSLPPEKAIAAKLKAIKSRQIRSSQSQSRLYTGGETEMEKAEAISDLVRRLKEPNTQVPLHVLDEVNRNSQSFDIVHALQTPIHAYMEAKEVLQQTLGENVMSTQSTLDDQIKTTIMSLPSEEAVAAAKRTVKSYTMPSSSSNGDAIRHLVARLKESDQSVEQCEFEKLDWNDRNFSRELEPLQQIRTCMEAKEALQQTSSENVMAIQSALEDQIKTAIMSLPPEKVTAVKTQILKMRERALAKAQGPQAVKVGKLSASAGTMKRLEDSVIMSNPKKKWKTKEGKLSASSCQVKQVDLGIISSQQPAYAAKESTALLAPAKKTRRTRRRCDRSVSISNVQDDTPPGEIVENDQELPESGESPLLEAGTTQRRLSHVPSRPAGMKKRERRPRNCRQGSNISFGSVPMEEPGVIQEEEDKLVGIKRKTRRRRAPHKLGRSLSMTSLPDLEAGEVFEEPTLPAGKSATPSNTRNVTPAPLAIDTKAKPRRLRPDPHGGSTQFGQPPSQVDGDLKDDKTAPQGKAHSVSQRKKRRARVNHNSRSCSFLEVVVEEAREVQDGNFTELKGAEPQHETLPPKRSKRLLRRCRPGGRGNGRALDYSEPEIGEADQLGDAQYFNAVPVKGRWANVHRTRSTHTSMIVELESGEIVERPDETQILYASSGGGTPPPDEANARRVNGRVIPAKAQKLSDRTCGLASTARRRRQRLHMSKELSVSAIPEDLAGEIVEKVPDLLAATAPVSGSFSNGRLPKAFEGPARLLPLLNGTERGPLRYADPPISSLRLSKKSRSGVMMPRVDVSFILETMSNTPPPPFNTLRRSAEAASRGAMVAAKAPGGAQ from the coding sequence ATGCATGTTGTGTCTGGCGGTGCTTCTCGGCGTGTGGGGCGAGTTAGTGATGATGACTACAAGGCGTCGTCATATGAGGAAACAGATACGTCGGATGACTGGTTTTCTGACAACAGCGAGGATTACGTTCCGTTGGCGTTTGACTACATCAACAGCAACCCAAGGCGTCATGCTGGCGCGCCAGCTTACTCCAAGGTTCCATCTGGCCTGGAGGAGGTCGGGGAGCACGAGAGCATTTCTTTCTCCGATATACCGCTTGAAGTCTATGTTGAGCGTGGCCGAACACACCGGCACTGTGGTCCTGGGTCCAAGGATTCAAACCACGCTGAAGTGACATCTTTGAGTAGCAACGACGAATATGAGGATGACATTTCCTCGACGACTTCCGATGCCCTTTCGGTCGGGTTTGAGAGACGAAAGAGGTTTCACAATGTCGGGAAAATAAAaccacgcacgcacgaggcGTCGGATGCGGAATCGTCCGTCTTCCTTTCcgatgaagaggaggccCCGTTAAACGCCCAGCTCATTCACACCTTGATTAAGCGCTTGCGCAACCCGTCGGATGAGGTTTTATTGGAGGCCTTCGACTTCGTGGACTTTAGTGATGAGAACTTCAAAGAGGAACTTGAGCCACTCAAGCAGATCAGGGAGttgctggagaagaaggcgagcAGTCCCATTGCAACTGCCACGAAGTGTGACCGTGAGGTTAAGAAGGCTGTTCAGTCTCTTCCGCCGGAAAAGGCTATCGCCGCTAAATTGAAGGCTATCAAGAGTCGTCAAATTAGATCTTCACAGTCGCAGAGTCGGTTATACACCGGTGGAGAAACAGAaatggagaaggcggaggcaaTTTCAGACCTCGTGCGACGCCTGAAGGAACCGAATACGCAAGTGCCACTGCATGTCCTTGATGAGGTAAATCGGAACAGTCAGAGTTTCGACATCGTGCACGCCTTGCAAACGCCGATCCATGCGTACATGGAGGCAAAAGAAGTTCTGCAACAGACACTGGGTGAGAATGTGATGAGTACTCAATCGACGTTGGATGACCAAATCAAGACGACTATTATGTCTCTGCCATCCGAAGAGGCTGTCGCAGCGGCGAAGCGCACAGTGAAGAGCTACACCATGCCGAGCAGCTCATCCAACGGTGATGCCATTCGCCATTTGGTAGCACGCCTGAAGGAATCAGACCAGTCTGTTGAGCAGTGTGAGTTTGAAAAGCTGGACTGGAATGACCGCAACTTCAGCCGGGAGCTGgagccactgcagcagaTTCGTACGTGcatggaggcgaaggaggctCTGCAACAGACGTCGAGCGAGAATGTGATGGCTATTCAATCGGCGTTGGAGGATCAAATCAAGACGGCTATCATGTCGCTGCCACCTGAAAAAGTGACTGCTGTGAAAACGCAGATTCTGAAGATGCGTGAAAGGGCTCTCGCAAAAGCACAAGGTCCACAGGCGGTGAAGGTCGGGAAACTCTCTGCTTCGGCTGGGACAATGAAGAGACTGGAGGATAGCGTTATCATGTCCAATCCCAAGAAAAAGTGGAAGACAAAGGAGGGCAAACTGTCGGCCTCGAGCTGCCAGGTCAAGCAAGTGGACTTGGGGATAATTtcgtcgcagcagccggcATACGCAGCAAAGGAGAGTACCGCCCTGTTGGCCCCTGCGAAGAAAACGCGTCGCACCCGCAGGAGATGCGACCGCAGCGTTTCAATCTCAAACGTGCAAGACGATACTCCTCCCGGCGAGATAGTTGAGAATGATCAGGAGCTCCCAGAGAGCGGCGAATCGCCACTTTTGGAGGCTGGCACAACGCAACGACGCCTTTCGCACGTGCCGTCTCGTCCTGCTGGGATGAAGAAGCGTGAGCGGCGCCCTCGAAACTGCCGGCAGGGAAGCAACATCTCATTTGGGAGCGTTCCTATGGAGGAGCCTGGGGTGATtcaagaggaagaggacaagTTGGTGGGGATCAAGCGCAAAAccaggcgccgccgcgcacctCACAAACTTGGCCGCAGCCTCTCTATGACTAGCCTCCCCGACTTGGAAGCTGGCGAGGTGTTTGAGGAGCCGACGCTGCCGGCTGGCAAGTCAGCGACGCCATCGAACACGAGAAACGTTACACCAGCCCCTCTGGCGATTGACACAAAAGCAAAGCCGCGACGGCTGCGTCCCGATCcccacggcggcagcacccaGTTTGGCCAACCCCCAAGCCAGGTGGACGGTGATCTGAAGGATGACAAGACGGCTCCTCAGGGTAAGGCACACTCTGTCTCGCAGAGGAAGAAACGCCGTGCGAGGGTGAACCATAACAGCCGGTCGTGCAGTTTCCTGGAGGTggttgtggaggaggcacgtGAGGTTCAGGATGGGAACTTCACTGAGCTAAAGGGTGCCGAGCCGCAGCACGAAACGTTACCACCTAAGAGGTCGAAAAGGCTCCTGCGTCGGTGTAGGCCTGGTGGCAGAGGCAACGGTCGTGCTCTGGACTACAGCGAACCAGAGATAGGAGAGGCTGACCAGCTGGGCGATGCTCAGTATTTCAACGCTGTACCAGTGAAGGGTCGGTGGGCGAACGTGcatcgcacacgcagcacacacacttcCATGATCGTCGAGCTGGAAAGCGGCGAGATCGTGGAGCGGCCAGATGAAACACAGATCCTGTACGCCTCCTCAGGTGGaggcacccctccccctgatGAGGCGAATGCCAGGCGTGTCAATGGTCGAGTCATTCCAGCCAAGGCCCAGAAGCTGTCGGACAGGACGTGTGGCCTCGCGTCTACCGCACGGAGGCGCCGGCAGCGACTTCACATGAGCAAGGAGTTGAGTGTCTCGGCCATTCCGGAGGACCTGGCAGGTGAGATCGTTGAGAAAGTACCGGACTTGCTCGCCGCAACAGCTCCTGTAAGCGGTTCTTTCTCGAATGGACGTCTGCCAAAGGCATTCGAGGGACCAGCAAGGCTGTTGCCTCTGTTGAATGGCACTGAGCGAGGTCCCTTGCGCTACGCCGACCCTCCTATCTCCTCTCTGAGGTTGTCTAAGAAGAGTCGTAGTGGAGTTATGATGCCAAGGGTGGACGTTTCTTTTATTCTAGAGACGATGTCCaacacaccaccgcctccgttCAACACTCTCCGTCGATCAGCGGAGGCAGCTTCCCGTGGTGCCATGGTGGCCGCCAAGGCACCTGGCGGGGCTCAGTGA
- the ACP gene encoding acyl carrier protein, putative (TriTrypDB/GeneDB-style sysID: LpmP.27.0280) — translation MQRSLIRRLGNRSAFPLVVTVVRTSQVQPAVHVRSGFSARVVPSFMCPLRTYSGGHHEEQSSRSGQYLLDKNDVLTRVLEVVKNFEKVDASKVTPESHFVNDLGLNSLDVVEVVFAIEQEFILDIPDHDAEKIQSIPDAVEYIAQNPMAK, via the coding sequence ATGCAGCGTTCACTTATTCGTCGTCTAGGTAATCGCTCAGCGTTCCCCCTAGTGGTTACTGTGGTTCGAACCTCGCAGGTGCAACCTGCTGTTCATGTCCGGTCAGGATTTTCTGCCCGTGTTGTTCCCTCCTTCATGTGCCCACTACGAACGTACTCGGGTGGCCATCATGAGGAACAGAGTTCTCGCAGCGGTCAGTACCTGCTAGACAAGAACGATGTCCTCACCCGTGTCTTGGAGGTAGTGAAGAACTTTGAGAAGGTGGATGCCTCCAAGGTTACCCCTGAGAGTCACTTTGTGAACGATCTGGGCTTGAACTCTCTCGATGTAGTCGAGGTTGTGTTTGCCATCGAACAAGAATTCATCCTAGACATCCCAGATCACGATGCGGAGAAGATCCAGTCCATTCCAGACGCCGTCGAATACATCGCACAAAACCCTATGGCCAAGTAA